The following proteins come from a genomic window of Halomicroarcula saliterrae:
- a CDS encoding DUF5786 family protein, which translates to MGFGSYDESEQENQEYDTDFDDDDGLDTEGETHQGDVEYEFTASNDELLDRLEEMKEDKSTNT; encoded by the coding sequence ATGGGGTTCGGGAGCTACGACGAGTCAGAACAGGAAAACCAGGAGTACGACACAGATTTCGACGACGACGATGGGCTCGACACCGAGGGGGAGACCCATCAGGGGGACGTCGAATATGAATTCACCGCGTCGAACGACGAGCTGCTCGACCGGCTCGAAGAGATGAAGGAGGACAAGAGCACGAACACGTGA